The following proteins are co-located in the Arctopsyche grandis isolate Sample6627 chromosome 3, ASM5162203v2, whole genome shotgun sequence genome:
- the eya gene encoding eya transcriptional coactivator and phosphatase 2 has protein sequence MVTLLPCNYLSTAGSPASVARCVNIIDKMLEPKVKRPRTDADSSDSTDRLSVEHNPSPCGSHSESTCGSPSFLQDQSLHPALLSTPTTVSPVSSLVNCSLSSFYFNNSSSPSCVISSPSVDTSLTSSISNCSLVPNSTQFVCTSNVNSLSPNQRISSSPLSHCALAALLPNSTNSCSSPSLHLSPADCQTLCLNPSSNLLTVDHQSGCGNSPGPLLGGESLCPSVSASTAVAWLMNDTSGGGVKSEVRSPGLGEGEAPGGAGAPAPLYCTGSEALTAFDAPSTAYHYYNSMQQYSAGSAAAYHVNSAASFYGQSPYTAYPASPPTPRSSCKGGPSYLSHYGGMGGAATATGTSLSGVQSAYANPYASAYSTPFPSSAQSFTAAQQDYCNYASSGYGDASVSGALGATGGASAGYGGYYGAAYAASPPSSAGSAAYHISSTLPESPSSGLPSMTDSPLSPVKSETSRRCSGGSGDGTVKTRGRGRRQTAASPSQPLPEPATDRVFIWDLDETIIIFHTLLTGSFATKFHKDAQHITHLGYRMEEMIFSIADTHFFFNDIEDCDQEHIDAVSADDNGQDLSTYNFQSDGFYTGPAGIAGGLVQGLNPAQTLSAAQGLGPPGNQGAICNQTVRGGVDWMRKLAFRYRKIKDTYNNYRNSVGGLLGPAKRDDWLQLRAEIEGATENWLTLACKCLNVINSRENCVNVLVTSTQLVPALAKVLLFGLGGVFPIDNIYSASKTGKETCFEKVKQRFGERCTYVVVGDGQDEELAAKAKNYPFWRISGHSDMAALYNALDMGFL, from the exons CTACTTGTGGGTCTCCCAGTTTTCTTCAAGACCAATCTTTACATCCAGCCCTTCTATCCACGCCTACAACAGTATCTCCAGTCTCGTCTTTGGTCAACTGTTCCTTATCTTCTTTTTACTTCAATAATTCCTCCTCGCCGTCTTGTGTGATAAGTTCCCCTTCCGTGGACACCTCGTTGACTTCCTCCATATCAAACTGTTCCTTAGTGCCGAATTCTACTCAATTCGTCTGCACCTCGAATGTCAATTCCCTCTCACCAAACCAAAGAATCTCTTCTTCACCTCTGAGTCACTGCGCTTTAGCTGCCCTGTTGCCCAATTCTACGAATTCGTGCTCGTCGCCTTCTCTGCATTTATCTCCGGCGGATTGCCAAACGCTATGCTTGAATCCTTCGTCTAATTTGCTGACTGTCGATCATCAGAGTGGATGCGGGAATTCTCCCGGACCATTGTTGGGGGGCGAAAGCCTCTGCCCTTCGGTCTCAGCCTCTACAGCTGTGGCTTGGTTGATGAATGACACTTCTG GTGGAGGAGTAAAGAGCGAGGTGCGCAGTCCAGGACTGGGTGAGGGCGAAGCCCCAGGGGGTGCTGGGGCCCCTGCACCGCTCTACTGCACTGGGAGTGAAGCTCTCACTGCCTTTGATGCACCCTCCACAGCGTATCACTATTATAACAG TATGCAGCAATATTCAGCTGGGTCGGCAGCCGCCTATCACGTAAATTCGGCCGCTTCTTTCTACGGCCAATCTCCTTATACGGCGTATCCAGCCTCACCGCCTACTCCAAG ATCGTCATGTAAAGGAGGCCCATCGTACCTCAGCCACTATGGAGGCATGGGAGGAGCTGCTACGGCGACTGGAACCTCATTAAGTGGAGTTCAATCTGCATATGCGAATCCTTATGCATCTGCTTACAGTACACCGTTTCCATCATCAGCTCAAAGTTTCACAGCCGCACAACAA gacTATTGTAACTATGCGTCGAGTGGTTATGGAGATGCAAGTGTCTCGGGAGCTTTGGGAGCTACGGGAGGTGCTAGTGCTGGATATGGAGGATATTATGGTGCTGCTTATGCAGCAAGTCCTCCGAGTTCGGCTGGAAGTGCTGCTTATCATATATCTTCAACACTTCCTG AATCTCCATCGTCTGGATTACCGTCGATGACTGATAGTCCACTATCTCCTGTTAAAAGTGAAACAAGTCGAAGATGTAGCGGAGGATCGGG AGATGGTACTGTTAAAACCAGAGGACGAGGAAGACGGCAGACAGCAGCTTCACCGTCTCAACCATTGCCGGAGCCCGCCACTGATAGAGTTTTTATATGGGATTTAGATGAAACTATAATTATCTTCCATACACTTTTAACGGGTAGCTTTGCGACTAAATTTCACAAg GACGCTCAACATATAACACATTTAGGATATCGAATGGAAGAGATGATATTTAGTATAGCTGATACGCACTTCTTTTTTAACGATATTGAA GATTGTGATCAAGAGCATATCGACGCAGTGTCTGCGGACGATAACGGACAAGATCTCAGCACTTACAATTTCCAAAGCGACGGATTCTACACGGGTCCTGCAGGGATTGCTGGAGGTTTAGTTCAGGGATTAAATCCTGCGCAGACTCTGAGTGCAGCCCAAGGTCTTGGTCCACCTGGGAATCAAGGAGCCATTTGTAACCAGACGGTACGCGGTGGCGTAGATTGGATGAGAAAGTTAGCTTTTAGATACAGAAAAATCAAAGACACCTACAACAATTATAGAAATAG TGTCGGTGGATTGTTGGGTCCGGCTAAACGAGATGATTGGTTGCAGCTACGAGCTGAAATCGAAGGTGCCACTGAAAATTGGCTCACGCTGGCGTGCAAGTGTCTAAATGTAATTAATTCTAG AGAAAATTGCGTTAACGTACTTGTAACAAGTACGCAATTAGTGCCAGCGCTCGCCAAAGTATTACTTTTTGGTCTCGGCGGTGTGTTTCCTATAGATAATATTTATTCAGCGTCCAAAACAG GTAAAGAAACCTGTTTTGAAAAAGTTAAACAGCGTTTCGGCGAACGTTGCACGTACGTCGTAGTCGGCGATGGTCAAGATGAAGAATTAGCCGCTAAAGCGAAGAATTATCCATTTTGGCGAATATCCGGCCATTCAGACATGGCAGCACTTTACAACGCCCTCGACATGGGCTTCTTATGA